A genomic window from bacterium includes:
- a CDS encoding SCO family protein, with protein MTQARRTGPRSWWIAAALLIILAAGAGLWVRSRLAPPPLEGAVLTPPVRAYDFELPDPDGRMVSLASMRGKVVALTFLYAHCPDYCPLVADQINKVHAQLGPLAGRVAFVAVSVDPAGDTPDAVRQFLDAHQVTGVLTYVRGTSAQLRPVWAHYFVASDAKEGASASDAAAHGIGHTTIVYLIDPQGQVRVFLPANFDPKDLLTDVRILARSAR; from the coding sequence ATGACACAAGCACGGCGCACCGGTCCGCGGTCGTGGTGGATCGCGGCGGCGCTCCTGATCATTCTGGCTGCCGGAGCGGGCCTGTGGGTGCGGAGCCGGCTGGCCCCCCCGCCTCTCGAAGGCGCGGTGCTCACCCCGCCCGTGCGGGCCTACGACTTCGAGCTGCCCGACCCCGACGGCCGGATGGTCTCGCTGGCGTCGATGCGCGGGAAGGTCGTCGCGCTCACATTCCTGTATGCGCACTGTCCGGATTACTGTCCGCTGGTCGCCGACCAAATCAACAAGGTCCACGCGCAGCTCGGGCCCCTCGCCGGCCGGGTGGCATTTGTCGCCGTCAGCGTCGATCCGGCGGGCGACACCCCCGACGCCGTGCGCCAGTTTCTGGACGCGCACCAGGTGACGGGGGTGCTCACCTACGTCCGCGGCACATCGGCGCAGCTGCGGCCGGTCTGGGCGCACTACTTCGTCGCAAGCGACGCCAAAGAAGGCGCCTCGGCCAGCGACGCGGCGGCCCACGGTATCGGCCACACCACGATCGTCTACCTCATCGATCCCCAGGGCCAGGTGCGGGTCTTCCTTCCCGCCAACTTCGATCCCAAGGATCTGCTCACGGACGTGCGGATCCTGGCCCGGAGCGCGCGCTAG
- the rny gene encoding ribonuclease Y has protein sequence MTTTSTVQYAVTGVIGLALFLLGYLLRKYAGEAKIGSAEEAARRILDEAKTAAQREADSRQREALLEAKDEAFRIKRDAEREIREQRAELQRLERRVVQREETLDRKLEALEKRDQALAQREQEVSRVREDVQALHDAQRRELERVGALTLEEAKQELLQRAEGEIRHEVAQTARKIESEAREGAERRAREVVALAIQRCAADHTAEVTVSVIPLPNEEMKGRIIGREGRNIRALESLTGVDFIIDDTPESVTLSSFDPIRREIAKVTLEKLLADGRIHPARIEEMVEKAQRDLETRIKEAGERAVFEAGVHGLHPEEIKLLGRLNFRFSYGQNLLQHSIEVALLAGLMASQLDADPELARRAGMLHDIGKALTHEIEGTHSDIGMDVARRYHESPEVLNAIAYHHGDAEATCVEAVLVAAADAISASRPGARKETVEMYVKRLENLERIATSFTGVDRAYAIQAGREIRVLVRPQEIDDPAAALLAREMAKKIEEELEYPGQIKVTVLRETRAVEYAK, from the coding sequence GTGACCACCACGAGCACGGTCCAGTACGCTGTGACCGGCGTGATCGGGTTGGCGCTCTTCCTCCTTGGGTACCTTCTGCGGAAGTACGCCGGCGAGGCGAAGATCGGCAGCGCTGAAGAAGCCGCCCGGCGGATTCTCGACGAGGCCAAGACAGCCGCGCAACGGGAGGCGGACAGCAGACAGCGAGAAGCGCTCCTGGAGGCCAAGGACGAGGCGTTCCGCATCAAGCGGGACGCCGAACGGGAGATTCGGGAGCAGCGCGCCGAACTGCAGCGTCTTGAGCGGCGTGTGGTCCAGCGTGAGGAAACGCTGGATCGAAAGTTGGAGGCGCTCGAGAAGCGCGATCAGGCCCTCGCACAGCGCGAGCAGGAGGTTTCCAGGGTCCGGGAAGACGTTCAGGCACTGCACGACGCCCAGCGGCGGGAGCTCGAACGGGTCGGCGCGCTCACGCTGGAAGAGGCCAAGCAGGAACTGCTGCAGCGGGCGGAAGGCGAGATCCGGCACGAAGTCGCGCAGACCGCGCGAAAGATCGAATCGGAGGCCCGCGAGGGCGCGGAGCGGCGGGCGCGGGAGGTTGTGGCGCTCGCCATCCAGCGCTGCGCCGCGGACCACACCGCGGAGGTCACCGTGTCGGTGATCCCGCTGCCGAACGAAGAGATGAAGGGGCGGATCATCGGCCGCGAAGGCCGCAATATCCGCGCCCTGGAGAGCCTGACGGGCGTCGACTTCATCATCGACGACACGCCCGAGTCGGTGACGTTGTCGTCGTTCGATCCGATCCGCCGCGAGATCGCCAAAGTCACGCTGGAAAAGCTCCTCGCCGACGGCCGCATCCACCCGGCGCGCATCGAAGAGATGGTCGAGAAGGCCCAGCGCGATCTCGAGACGCGCATCAAGGAAGCCGGCGAACGCGCCGTCTTCGAGGCCGGCGTCCACGGCCTGCATCCCGAGGAGATCAAGCTGCTCGGCCGGCTCAACTTCCGGTTCAGCTACGGGCAGAATCTGCTGCAGCACTCGATCGAGGTCGCGCTCCTTGCGGGCCTCATGGCGAGCCAGCTCGACGCGGATCCCGAATTGGCGCGCCGGGCCGGCATGCTGCACGACATCGGCAAGGCGCTGACGCACGAGATCGAAGGCACGCACAGCGACATCGGTATGGACGTGGCGCGCCGGTACCACGAGTCGCCGGAGGTGCTCAACGCGATCGCCTACCATCACGGCGACGCCGAAGCGACCTGCGTCGAAGCGGTCCTGGTGGCCGCGGCCGACGCGATCTCCGCGTCGCGGCCGGGCGCGCGCAAGGAAACCGTCGAGATGTACGTCAAGCGCCTCGAGAACCTCGAGCGCATCGCGACGTCCTTTACGGGCGTCGACCGCGCCTACGCCATCCAGGCCGGCCGGGAGATCCGGGTGCTGGTCCGGCCGCAGGAGATCGACGACCCCGCCGCCGCGCTGCTCGCGCGTGAGATGGCGAAGAAGATCGAGGAGGAGCTGGAGTACCCGGGGCAGATCAAGGTGACGGTCCTGCGCGAGACGCGCGCCGT
- a CDS encoding UvrD-helicase domain-containing protein produces MRNGREARPAGRPAAGNHEIKAVPLKGRRPGGADTDQLALGLASTDVDDLAPLQDTGIGFLDGAHSLDVQSPEVAAAAATATTRADEILAGLTDEQRDAVTHAAGPLLIVAGAGTGKTAVITRRIAHLIATKEARPSEILALTFTDRAAAEMEERVDRFVPYGYTDTWISTFHAFGDRVLRENALHLGLSPDFRVLSRPEQVIFMRERLFQLPLDYFRPLGDPTRYVDALITLWSRAKDEAVTPEDYAAYAERLAAEAASQPDNAALAEQARQQRELAATYRAYQTMLAEASCVDFGDLIVLTLRLLREHPSVREAYQSQFRYLLVDEFQDTNFAQFELVKLLAGGRRNLTVVADDDQAIYRWRGASYSNISYFTEAYPDARMVVLTRNFRSTQLILDSAYRLIRHNDPDRLEVRHGIDKRLRSATEPGQLPRHHQFETLAEEADDVAGRIEDAVRTGRWRYRDVAILVRANRDADPFMRALNMRGIPFTFTGTRGLYDREEIRFLTAFLRVLAHPSDSMSLYLLSSSPFYDVPPADLALCTSYGQRRNRSLNQVYRALPRLNDLEVSAPGRAVIAKIVEDLDAMGRLAATMKTGRVLYEYAVTHTGYVHRLAASEEPADAHRVANIARFFDLVARYGESAKVDRVPAFVEYLELLIEAGDDPATAEAEADTDAVRVLTIHKAKGLEFPVVFLVSLVAEKFPSRARREPLALPDALMRDILPSGDFHLQEERRLCYVGMTRARRELYLTGAWDYGGVRRRKVSRFVLEALDLPRIEPAAAAASPAQAVERHAPPAAPAEGPIVLLPPSDDPVPLSFRQVDDYTTCPYKYRYIHVLRVPILRDHRIAYGAALHEAVQEYNRRRARRQPVTADDLVATLERAWISEGFLSREHEDRRLEEGRAVLRRFFAYQEAGGTVPTFVEREFRFRSGGAYVRGRWDRVDIRGNDVVIIDFKSTDVRTQEDADRRTRDSEQLAIYSLAYQEVLGRLPDRVELHFLGREIMVGRAHKDAEDVTEAREMIERAAEGIRARQFTATPDPYRACPYCAFKQICPFTAAE; encoded by the coding sequence ATGCGTAACGGGCGCGAGGCGCGGCCCGCCGGCCGACCAGCGGCCGGCAACCATGAAATCAAAGCCGTACCTCTGAAGGGCAGACGGCCCGGCGGCGCGGACACGGATCAACTCGCCCTCGGGCTGGCTTCAACCGACGTCGATGACCTCGCGCCGCTCCAGGACACCGGCATCGGTTTTCTCGACGGCGCTCACTCGCTCGACGTCCAATCACCCGAGGTCGCCGCCGCGGCCGCGACGGCGACCACGCGCGCCGATGAGATCCTCGCCGGGCTCACCGACGAGCAGCGGGATGCCGTGACGCACGCCGCCGGCCCGCTCCTGATCGTCGCCGGCGCCGGCACCGGAAAGACCGCCGTCATCACCCGCCGCATCGCGCACCTCATCGCGACCAAGGAAGCCCGACCGAGCGAGATCCTGGCGCTCACCTTCACCGACCGCGCCGCGGCCGAGATGGAGGAACGGGTCGACCGGTTCGTGCCCTACGGCTACACCGATACCTGGATCAGCACGTTTCACGCGTTCGGGGACCGCGTGCTCCGCGAGAACGCCCTCCACCTCGGTCTCTCGCCGGACTTCCGGGTACTGAGCCGTCCCGAGCAGGTCATCTTCATGCGCGAGCGGCTGTTCCAGCTGCCCCTCGATTATTTCCGCCCGCTTGGCGACCCGACCCGGTACGTCGACGCCCTGATTACGCTGTGGAGCCGGGCCAAGGACGAGGCCGTCACGCCGGAGGACTACGCGGCCTACGCGGAGCGCCTCGCCGCGGAGGCCGCGTCCCAGCCGGACAACGCCGCGCTGGCCGAGCAGGCGCGCCAGCAGCGCGAGCTCGCGGCGACGTATCGCGCCTATCAGACGATGCTGGCCGAGGCGAGCTGCGTCGACTTCGGCGACCTGATCGTGCTGACGCTGCGCCTGCTGCGGGAGCACCCGTCGGTCCGCGAGGCCTACCAGTCGCAGTTCCGCTACCTGCTCGTCGACGAATTCCAGGACACCAACTTCGCGCAGTTCGAGCTCGTAAAGCTGTTGGCCGGGGGCCGGCGCAACCTGACCGTCGTCGCCGACGACGACCAGGCGATCTACCGCTGGCGCGGCGCGTCGTACAGCAACATCTCCTATTTCACCGAGGCGTATCCGGACGCGCGGATGGTCGTGCTCACCCGCAACTTCCGCTCGACGCAGTTGATTCTCGATTCGGCGTACCGGCTGATCCGCCACAACGATCCCGACCGCCTCGAGGTCCGGCACGGCATCGACAAGCGGCTGCGCTCGGCCACGGAGCCGGGGCAGCTGCCGCGCCACCACCAGTTCGAGACGCTCGCCGAGGAGGCGGACGACGTGGCCGGCCGGATCGAGGACGCCGTGCGGACCGGCCGCTGGCGGTACCGCGATGTCGCGATCCTGGTCCGCGCCAACCGGGACGCCGATCCGTTCATGCGGGCCCTCAACATGCGCGGCATTCCGTTCACCTTCACCGGGACCCGCGGCCTCTACGATCGCGAAGAGATCCGCTTCCTCACCGCGTTCCTGCGCGTGCTGGCGCACCCGAGCGACAGTATGTCCCTGTACCTGCTGAGCTCGTCGCCCTTCTACGACGTGCCCCCCGCGGACCTCGCGCTCTGCACCAGCTACGGCCAGCGCCGCAACCGGTCGCTGAACCAGGTCTACCGGGCGCTGCCGCGGCTCAACGACCTCGAGGTCTCGGCGCCTGGGCGGGCGGTCATCGCGAAGATCGTCGAGGATCTCGACGCGATGGGCCGGCTGGCCGCGACGATGAAGACCGGCCGCGTGCTCTACGAATATGCGGTCACGCATACCGGTTACGTGCACCGCCTCGCCGCGTCCGAGGAGCCGGCCGACGCGCACCGGGTCGCCAACATCGCGCGGTTTTTCGACCTCGTCGCGCGCTACGGGGAGAGCGCGAAGGTGGACCGCGTGCCGGCGTTCGTCGAATACTTGGAATTGCTGATCGAGGCCGGCGACGATCCCGCGACGGCGGAGGCCGAGGCGGACACCGACGCCGTGCGCGTGCTCACGATCCACAAGGCGAAGGGCCTCGAGTTCCCGGTCGTGTTTCTGGTCAGCCTCGTCGCCGAGAAGTTTCCGTCGCGGGCGCGGCGGGAGCCGCTCGCCCTGCCGGACGCGCTGATGCGCGACATCCTGCCGAGCGGAGACTTCCACCTCCAAGAGGAGCGCCGGCTCTGCTACGTCGGCATGACCCGGGCGCGCCGGGAGCTCTACCTGACCGGCGCGTGGGACTACGGCGGCGTGCGGCGCCGCAAAGTGAGCCGGTTCGTCTTGGAGGCGCTCGACCTGCCCCGGATCGAGCCGGCCGCGGCCGCGGCGTCGCCCGCGCAGGCGGTGGAGCGGCACGCGCCGCCGGCCGCCCCGGCGGAGGGGCCGATCGTGCTGCTGCCGCCGTCCGACGATCCGGTGCCGCTCTCGTTCCGGCAGGTCGACGACTACACGACCTGTCCGTACAAGTACCGGTACATCCACGTGCTGCGCGTCCCCATTCTGCGGGACCATCGGATCGCGTACGGCGCGGCGCTCCACGAGGCCGTCCAGGAATACAACCGCCGCCGCGCGCGGCGCCAGCCGGTCACCGCGGACGATCTCGTGGCGACGCTCGAGCGGGCGTGGATCAGCGAGGGGTTTCTCAGCCGCGAGCACGAGGACCGGCGCCTCGAAGAAGGCCGCGCGGTGCTGCGCCGCTTCTTCGCCTACCAGGAGGCCGGCGGGACGGTGCCCACGTTCGTCGAGCGGGAGTTCCGGTTCCGCTCCGGGGGGGCCTACGTGCGCGGCCGGTGGGACCGCGTCGACATCCGCGGGAACGACGTCGTGATCATCGACTTCAAGAGCACGGACGTGCGGACGCAGGAAGACGCCGACCGGCGCACCCGGGACAGCGAGCAGCTCGCGATCTACTCCCTCGCATATCAGGAGGTGCTCGGCCGGCTCCCGGACCGCGTCGAGCTGCACTTTCTCGGCCGCGAGATCATGGTCGGCCGGGCGCACAAGGACGCCGAGGACGTGACGGAGGCGCGGGAGATGATCGAGCGCGCGGCCGAGGGCATCCGGGCGCGCCAGTTCACCGCGACCCCGGATCCGTATCGCGCCTGCCCGTACTGCGCCTTCAAGCAAATTTGTCCGTTCACGGCGGCCGAATGA
- a CDS encoding AAA family ATPase, with protein sequence MIIRRVRVRCFRGLGDEELAFAPGLNVVRGRNDAGKSTLHLAFSAALFPVRPSEAKSYRPWGEADGEVMLEFEADGRRYELQKDFASQKTLLRVDGGEWETSKDVAARVGALLGFGSLALFRATAHIGQWQLAPSEGEAREIGAHLSRIMTGGDGDAVRVLKAIADWVRRQEIGLRGRPATAPGPLKRGQDRLKALADERQRLAAEVKEIEGAASEREVRAARISQLESAVAEDEALLGANRRLLELDRRWDEAGRRGGDLSARLERIDAAARALAAAERDPALQAPEIPDDAWRGLQQADARADVLRQQLEAAETPPAQTPLSARPEAGGTIPAGAGRPRPGAAAPLLATLAAAGGLAGLTLVAAHHPAAGAVALAVAAVAGGALAVVHTRARADARRMALQERERAEQAGRALTLLREQAGAAAEAVRRDLAALGVASIEAAAAQAAAARTARDRRQAASQLLEGLLGGQSRDAIAESHRQVRTELGAVQAQREDPDLGLRRLDAAAFQRRQLDAQHRRQALDQEKAAVQRLEGRLAGRSPHEALARVEEELADTEARLARQQRQVEALRLTHDVLDRAHRATIVPGRARLEELASGYLRRLSNGAYDRIAVDEQTLAPRVWVGAPKEWAEVSAREIGSGGVDQCYLALRLGLADVLADGRRPPLFLDDPFLAYDDDRQASAMTFLRGLAGDRQIFLFTCRTMYDGYADHVVVLGERAPLPAPARSPSPT encoded by the coding sequence ATGATCATCCGGCGCGTGCGGGTGCGGTGCTTCCGCGGGCTCGGCGATGAGGAGCTCGCGTTTGCGCCGGGCCTCAACGTCGTGCGCGGGCGCAACGACGCCGGCAAATCCACGCTGCACCTTGCCTTTTCCGCCGCGCTCTTCCCCGTACGTCCGTCCGAGGCGAAGTCGTACCGCCCGTGGGGCGAGGCGGACGGAGAGGTGATGCTGGAGTTCGAGGCCGATGGCCGCCGTTATGAGCTGCAAAAAGACTTCGCCTCGCAGAAGACCCTGCTGCGCGTGGACGGCGGCGAGTGGGAGACGTCGAAAGACGTGGCCGCGCGTGTCGGCGCGCTGCTCGGGTTCGGGAGTCTCGCCCTGTTTCGGGCGACGGCGCACATCGGGCAATGGCAGCTGGCCCCGTCCGAGGGCGAGGCGCGCGAGATCGGCGCGCATCTGTCGAGGATCATGACGGGCGGGGACGGGGACGCCGTCCGCGTGCTCAAGGCGATCGCCGACTGGGTCCGACGGCAGGAGATCGGCCTGCGCGGCCGGCCGGCGACGGCGCCCGGGCCGCTCAAGCGCGGTCAGGACCGGCTCAAAGCCCTCGCCGACGAACGCCAGCGGCTCGCCGCCGAGGTTAAGGAGATCGAAGGGGCCGCCTCCGAGCGCGAGGTGCGCGCGGCGCGGATCAGCCAGCTGGAGAGCGCGGTCGCCGAGGACGAGGCGCTGCTTGGCGCCAACCGCCGGCTGCTCGAGCTGGACCGGCGATGGGACGAGGCCGGCCGGCGCGGCGGCGATCTGTCGGCGCGCTTGGAGCGCATCGACGCCGCGGCGCGGGCCCTCGCCGCGGCCGAACGGGACCCGGCGCTTCAGGCGCCGGAGATTCCCGACGACGCGTGGCGCGGGCTTCAGCAGGCCGACGCGCGCGCGGATGTGCTTCGGCAGCAGCTGGAAGCCGCGGAGACGCCGCCGGCTCAAACCCCGTTGAGCGCCCGGCCGGAGGCGGGGGGAACCATACCGGCTGGTGCCGGGAGGCCGCGGCCCGGCGCCGCCGCGCCGCTCCTCGCGACGTTGGCCGCTGCCGGCGGGCTCGCCGGTCTCACGCTCGTCGCCGCGCACCACCCGGCGGCGGGGGCCGTCGCGCTGGCGGTCGCGGCCGTCGCGGGTGGAGCGCTGGCGGTCGTACACACGCGTGCGCGCGCGGACGCCCGCCGGATGGCGCTCCAGGAACGCGAGCGCGCCGAACAGGCCGGCCGGGCGCTGACTCTGCTGCGCGAACAGGCCGGAGCGGCGGCGGAGGCGGTCCGTCGGGATCTCGCGGCGCTCGGCGTCGCGTCGATCGAGGCGGCCGCGGCGCAGGCCGCCGCGGCGCGCACCGCGCGCGACCGGCGGCAGGCCGCTTCACAGCTGCTCGAAGGGCTTCTCGGCGGACAGTCGAGGGACGCGATCGCCGAATCACACCGCCAGGTGCGGACCGAACTCGGCGCGGTGCAGGCGCAGCGCGAAGATCCCGATCTCGGACTTCGGCGGCTGGACGCCGCGGCGTTCCAGCGGCGCCAACTCGACGCCCAGCACCGCCGGCAGGCGCTCGACCAGGAGAAGGCGGCCGTGCAGCGGCTCGAAGGGCGCCTCGCCGGACGATCGCCCCACGAGGCGCTCGCGCGGGTGGAAGAGGAGCTTGCCGACACGGAAGCCCGCCTGGCGCGGCAGCAGCGGCAGGTCGAGGCGCTCCGTCTCACGCACGACGTGCTGGACCGCGCGCACCGCGCGACCATCGTACCCGGACGGGCCCGCCTCGAAGAACTGGCGAGCGGCTATCTGCGCCGGCTCTCGAACGGCGCCTACGATCGGATCGCGGTGGACGAGCAGACGCTGGCGCCGAGGGTGTGGGTGGGGGCGCCGAAGGAGTGGGCGGAGGTCTCGGCGCGCGAGATCGGCAGCGGCGGCGTGGACCAGTGTTATCTCGCGCTGCGGCTGGGTCTGGCCGATGTCCTGGCCGATGGCCGGCGGCCGCCGCTCTTTCTCGACGATCCGTTTCTCGCGTACGACGACGACCGTCAGGCCTCGGCGATGACCTTTCTGCGAGGTCTCGCGGGGGACCGGCAGATCTTTCTGTTCACGTGCCGCACGATGTACGACGGCTACGCCGACCACGTGGTGGTGCTCGGCGAGCGCGCACCGTTGCCCGCCCCGGCACGGTCACCCAGCCCGACCTGA
- a CDS encoding DNA repair exonuclease produces MSLRLLHTSDVHLGATFKVLGDRGPEHRKQLRETLTRLIDLALAERVDAVLIAGDLFDSVAAARVHAPFAAEQLSRLGQAGIPVCAIAGNHDPLGEGSAGVWTDLERRCPGLTVFGQQLGERVIAECDLTVVGRSAPRRLSVESPLAGLPVRRATRYQVAVAHGSVQRPDFEAQFTMITPREIAASAVDYLALGDWHSAQDVSAGGVAAWYSGAPEMIDLDEGQSGHVLLVTIPEPGRAEVERRRVGRRRSGRLVVDLATAGDGEAIARRIREHADPNLALRVVLTGLGGLDTRVLAERLREDLAPSFFRLDLRDESRLRPDVADPSQYPDHTVIGRFVREMQEQIAMRQGDDRALAEEALAYGVALLQGTMELPG; encoded by the coding sequence ATGAGCCTGCGCCTCCTGCACACCTCCGACGTGCACCTCGGGGCGACGTTCAAGGTGCTGGGCGACCGGGGGCCGGAGCACCGCAAGCAACTGCGGGAGACGCTGACCCGCCTGATCGATCTCGCCCTCGCGGAGCGCGTCGACGCGGTGCTGATCGCGGGCGACCTCTTCGATTCGGTGGCGGCGGCCCGCGTGCACGCGCCGTTCGCCGCCGAACAGCTGAGCCGGCTCGGACAGGCGGGCATTCCCGTCTGCGCGATCGCCGGCAACCACGACCCCCTCGGCGAAGGCAGCGCCGGCGTGTGGACGGACCTCGAGCGCCGCTGTCCGGGGCTGACCGTGTTCGGGCAGCAGCTCGGCGAGCGCGTCATCGCCGAGTGCGATCTGACGGTCGTGGGACGGTCGGCGCCGCGGCGGCTGTCCGTCGAGAGCCCGCTCGCCGGACTGCCGGTTCGCCGCGCCACGCGCTACCAGGTCGCCGTGGCCCACGGCAGCGTGCAGCGGCCCGACTTCGAGGCGCAGTTCACGATGATCACGCCGCGGGAGATCGCCGCGAGCGCGGTCGATTACCTTGCCCTCGGCGACTGGCATTCGGCGCAGGACGTCTCGGCCGGCGGGGTGGCTGCATGGTACAGCGGCGCGCCGGAGATGATCGATCTTGACGAGGGTCAATCCGGGCACGTGCTGCTCGTCACGATTCCCGAGCCCGGCCGCGCCGAGGTCGAGCGGCGCCGCGTGGGCCGCCGCCGCAGCGGGCGGCTCGTCGTCGATCTGGCGACGGCGGGCGACGGCGAGGCGATCGCCCGCCGCATCCGCGAGCACGCCGATCCGAACCTGGCGCTGCGCGTTGTCCTGACGGGGCTCGGCGGCCTCGACACGCGGGTCCTGGCCGAGCGGCTGCGCGAGGACCTCGCGCCGTCGTTTTTCCGCCTCGATCTCCGCGACGAATCGCGCCTCCGGCCCGACGTGGCCGATCCCTCGCAATATCCCGATCACACCGTGATCGGCCGCTTTGTGCGCGAGATGCAGGAGCAGATCGCGATGCGCCAGGGAGACGACCGCGCGCTCGCCGAGGAGGCGCTCGCCTACGGCGTCGCGCTGCTGCAGGGGACCATGGAGCTCCCCGGATGA